In the genome of Candidatus Microbacterium phytovorans, one region contains:
- a CDS encoding HPr family phosphocarrier protein yields MAERTATVASSSGLHARPAKLFVQAVQATGVPVTIAVDGGPDLNAGSILTLMGLGATQGTVVTLKAEGDGAEEALDSLVAFLETDHDAE; encoded by the coding sequence ATGGCAGAACGTACCGCCACCGTCGCGAGCAGCTCCGGGCTGCACGCTCGCCCCGCCAAGCTCTTCGTCCAGGCGGTCCAAGCCACCGGTGTGCCCGTCACGATCGCCGTCGACGGCGGTCCCGACCTGAACGCCGGGAGCATCCTGACCCTCATGGGTCTGGGCGCCACGCAGGGCACGGTCGTGACGCTGAAGGCCGAGGGTGACGGCGCCGAGGAGGCGCTGGACTCCCTGGTCGCCTTCCTGGAGACCGACCACGACGCCGAGTAA
- a CDS encoding lysophospholipid acyltransferase family protein: MGTRRASAEKSRPSAFWPAAAIVVPAVGWFAKIEIEGGEHLPEEGAYILAPNHYSEFDPLITAVATWRLGRAPRFMAKESLFRVPLLGGLLRSLGMIPVARASTAAAAKQTISQAEDLVESGRGVIVYPEGSLTRDPDMWPMRGKTGAVRLALLGNLPVIPVATWGVQEIMPRYGKLRVFPPRRRVRVLLGPAVDLEPYRAVRTSTNLVNATDAVMSEISRLLGVLRGATPPAERWDPAIHGQRETGRLEP; the protein is encoded by the coding sequence GTGGGCACCCGTCGGGCCTCGGCCGAGAAGAGCCGACCGAGCGCGTTCTGGCCGGCAGCGGCGATCGTCGTTCCCGCGGTCGGTTGGTTCGCCAAGATCGAGATCGAGGGCGGGGAGCACCTTCCCGAAGAAGGCGCCTACATCCTCGCGCCGAACCACTACAGCGAGTTCGATCCGCTGATCACCGCGGTCGCCACGTGGCGGCTCGGCCGCGCGCCGCGGTTCATGGCGAAGGAGAGCCTGTTCCGGGTGCCGCTCCTCGGCGGGCTCCTGCGGTCGCTCGGGATGATCCCCGTCGCGCGCGCCTCCACCGCCGCGGCCGCCAAGCAGACCATCTCGCAGGCCGAGGACCTCGTGGAGTCGGGGCGAGGCGTCATCGTCTACCCGGAGGGCTCCCTGACGCGCGACCCCGACATGTGGCCCATGCGAGGGAAAACCGGTGCCGTCCGGCTCGCCCTCCTCGGGAATCTGCCGGTCATCCCCGTCGCCACGTGGGGCGTCCAGGAGATCATGCCGCGGTATGGCAAGCTCCGCGTCTTCCCGCCGCGCCGTCGCGTGCGCGTGCTGCTCGGTCCCGCCGTCGACCTGGAGCCCTACCGGGCGGTGCGCACCTCGACCAACCTCGTCAACGCAACGGATGCCGTCATGTCGGAGATCTCGCGCCTCTTAGGTGTCCTTCGAGGGGCGACGCCCCCGGCCGAACGCTGGGATCCCGCGATCCACGGGCAGAGGGAGACGGGGCGCCTTGAGCCGTAG
- a CDS encoding CPBP family intramembrane metalloprotease, producing the protein MELDLDGVELLEQIKRASPVFAVASLFAASIGIPALARTDANFPFASLGFLALAFIARGSVFACGVLCSASAGYLIPYFVGWPAAPLAVIACATIWPPARRWAYALPEPSRRRVWWIAVITGLGSAVVLWAVWLEPYLQRMWFRLMLFPDVITNTPLFLAVSATAFAAANSVFEEVLWRGAAMSALESSGVAPLLALPIVSISFGIAHLHGVPSGPVGVILTTAFGLAVGALRAWSNSLVPAMVAHFVPDIVLVGALA; encoded by the coding sequence ATGGAGCTCGACCTGGACGGTGTCGAACTGTTAGAGCAAATCAAGCGAGCCAGTCCAGTATTCGCAGTCGCGTCGCTGTTTGCAGCCTCGATCGGCATCCCAGCGCTTGCGCGAACTGACGCCAACTTCCCGTTTGCGTCTTTGGGATTCCTCGCACTCGCGTTCATTGCCAGAGGTTCCGTGTTTGCCTGTGGGGTGCTCTGCTCGGCATCGGCTGGGTACTTGATCCCATACTTTGTGGGTTGGCCGGCGGCACCGCTCGCCGTGATTGCGTGCGCGACGATCTGGCCGCCAGCACGACGATGGGCGTACGCGCTTCCCGAACCTTCCCGCCGCCGCGTTTGGTGGATCGCTGTCATTACCGGGCTGGGCAGCGCGGTCGTTCTGTGGGCGGTTTGGCTTGAGCCCTACCTACAACGGATGTGGTTTCGCCTCATGCTGTTTCCAGACGTGATCACAAACACACCGCTGTTCCTTGCTGTGTCCGCAACAGCGTTCGCAGCGGCGAACTCCGTCTTTGAAGAGGTTCTTTGGCGCGGGGCCGCAATGAGCGCATTGGAGTCGTCAGGCGTGGCTCCGCTGCTTGCCCTGCCTATTGTGTCTATCTCCTTCGGGATAGCCCACCTTCATGGGGTGCCCTCTGGACCCGTTGGAGTCATTCTCACGACAGCCTTCGGCCTTGCTGTGGGTGCACTAAGAGCATGGTCAAACTCGCTGGTGCCCGCGATGGTGGCGCACTTCGTTCCAGACATCGTGCTTGTTGGCGCACTGGCTTAG
- a CDS encoding DUF4349 domain-containing protein — protein sequence MNDDMNTEDITLPELTDARIDEIERSLFAAIDDERRERSGVVRARRARRGRVWLGAAGAAAVVVVAAVLAPSMPAMLGGDGSASTAEGAPDVAPATDPDLGGTDPGSIGGEMTGSTTASEEDGPVTSPSAGEREIIATASATVRVTDAEAAAAGIGEIAEASGGYVEAMSVGTSGSPIEPYPVDPYAGEDVAVGSAPLASSAWITVRVPADSLTETTNALSDIGDVTASQVDRRDVTAEAIDVRARIDALTASVDRLRDLVGQAESTADLIAAEDALATRQSELESYQQQLRYLDEQVGMSTLTVSLFEPAPVVTADPAGFGDGVAAGWNGLVAALNGFVIAVGFLLPWLAVLAAAGLIVWGVRRMLRSRRGRAVETASMAADDER from the coding sequence GTGAACGACGACATGAACACCGAGGACATCACACTGCCCGAGTTGACCGACGCACGCATCGACGAGATCGAGCGCAGCCTCTTCGCCGCGATCGACGACGAACGGCGTGAACGCAGTGGCGTCGTGCGCGCCCGGCGCGCACGACGCGGCCGGGTCTGGCTGGGAGCGGCGGGAGCGGCCGCCGTCGTCGTGGTCGCAGCCGTGCTCGCCCCGTCGATGCCCGCGATGCTCGGCGGAGATGGCAGCGCCTCCACTGCGGAGGGCGCCCCCGACGTCGCCCCCGCCACCGATCCCGATCTGGGCGGCACCGACCCGGGCTCGATCGGCGGGGAGATGACCGGCTCCACGACCGCATCTGAGGAGGACGGTCCCGTGACGTCGCCCTCCGCGGGCGAGCGGGAGATCATCGCCACGGCGTCCGCGACGGTGCGTGTGACGGATGCCGAGGCGGCGGCGGCAGGCATCGGCGAGATCGCCGAGGCCTCCGGCGGCTACGTCGAGGCCATGAGCGTGGGCACGAGCGGATCGCCGATCGAGCCGTATCCCGTCGATCCGTATGCGGGTGAAGACGTCGCCGTCGGCAGCGCCCCGCTGGCATCCAGCGCGTGGATCACCGTGCGCGTACCCGCCGACAGCCTCACCGAGACGACGAACGCGCTGTCGGACATCGGCGACGTGACGGCGTCGCAGGTCGACCGCCGCGACGTGACCGCCGAGGCGATCGACGTCCGCGCTCGTATCGACGCGCTGACCGCCTCGGTCGACCGCCTCCGCGATCTTGTCGGGCAGGCCGAATCGACCGCCGACCTCATCGCGGCCGAAGACGCCCTCGCGACTCGCCAGTCCGAGCTGGAGTCCTACCAGCAGCAACTGAGGTACCTCGACGAACAGGTCGGGATGTCCACGCTGACCGTTTCGCTGTTCGAACCGGCCCCCGTCGTCACCGCCGATCCTGCCGGGTTCGGCGACGGCGTCGCGGCGGGCTGGAACGGTCTCGTGGCGGCGCTCAACGGCTTCGTCATCGCGGTGGGGTTCCTGCTCCCCTGGCTCGCCGTGCTCGCGGCGGCCGGACTGATCGTTTGGGGCGTACGCCGGATGCTGCGCAGTCGTCGCGGCCGCGCGGTGGAGACGGCGTCCATGGCGGCCGACGACGAGCGCTGA
- the leuD gene encoding 3-isopropylmalate dehydratase small subunit yields MDAFTTHTGVAAPLKRSAVDTDQIIPAVYLKRVTKTGFDDALFANWRQDPTFVLNQPSYAHASILVAGPDFGTGSSREHAVWALRDCGFKVVLSPKFADIFRGNSGKQGLVTGVISEDAVERIWAELDAQPGAEMTVDLVARTARVGEYETSFEIDDYTRWRLLEGLDDIGLTLRNADQIAQFEARREAWRPRTLPVP; encoded by the coding sequence ATGGACGCGTTCACGACGCACACCGGAGTCGCCGCGCCGCTGAAGCGCTCGGCGGTCGACACCGACCAGATCATCCCGGCCGTGTACCTCAAGCGGGTCACGAAGACAGGATTCGACGACGCGCTGTTCGCCAACTGGCGTCAGGATCCGACCTTCGTCCTCAATCAGCCGTCGTATGCCCACGCGAGCATCCTCGTGGCGGGACCCGACTTCGGCACCGGATCGAGCCGTGAACACGCCGTCTGGGCGCTGCGCGACTGTGGCTTCAAGGTGGTGCTGAGCCCGAAGTTCGCCGACATCTTCCGCGGCAACTCCGGAAAGCAAGGCCTCGTCACCGGCGTCATCTCCGAGGACGCCGTCGAGCGCATCTGGGCTGAGCTCGACGCGCAGCCCGGCGCGGAGATGACGGTCGATCTCGTCGCCCGCACGGCGCGCGTCGGCGAGTACGAGACCTCCTTCGAGATCGACGATTACACTAGGTGGCGGCTCCTCGAAGGGCTCGACGACATCGGGCTCACGCTGCGCAACGCAGATCAGATCGCGCAGTTCGAGGCGCGCCGTGAGGCGTGGCGGCCGCGGACGCTCCCTGTTCCGTAG
- the murA gene encoding UDP-N-acetylglucosamine 1-carboxyvinyltransferase codes for MNTLLSESTSSPSGGGDSGQVLTIRGGRPLTGRVDVKGAKNLATKAMVAALLGESASVLRDVPEISDVHVVRSLLEVHGVNVEEEGDGVLRLDPSGAVSAHMEEIDAHAGASRIPILFCGPLLHLLGQAFIPDLGGCRIGDRPIDFHLDALRAFGAIVDKLPSGIRLSAPDGLHGANIELPYPSVGATEQVLLTAVRAKGTTELRNAAIEPEIMDLIAVLQKMGAIISYEPNRVIFIEGVDSLRGYDHRCIFDRNEAASWACAALATDGDIFVAGAKQQEMLTFLNVFRKAGGDFDIAEDGIRFRRGGALKPIVVETDVHPGFMTDWQQPLIVALTQAEGVSTVHETVYENRLGFTRALNLMGADIVVHPEGIASPERRVPRRALEQAAVITGPTPLHGADVVVPDLRGGYSYVIAALAAEGESTIRNVDIIRRGYEKLFDKLAALGADFVVTD; via the coding sequence ATGAACACACTCCTGAGCGAGTCCACCTCGTCGCCCTCGGGCGGCGGAGACAGCGGGCAGGTGCTGACCATCCGGGGCGGGAGGCCGTTGACCGGTCGCGTCGACGTCAAGGGGGCGAAGAACCTCGCGACGAAGGCGATGGTCGCCGCTCTTCTCGGCGAGTCGGCGAGCGTGCTGCGCGACGTCCCCGAGATCAGCGACGTCCACGTCGTGCGCTCGCTGCTCGAGGTTCACGGCGTGAACGTGGAGGAAGAGGGCGACGGCGTGCTCCGGCTCGACCCGAGCGGTGCGGTCTCGGCCCACATGGAGGAGATCGACGCGCACGCGGGCGCATCACGCATTCCGATCCTCTTCTGCGGTCCGCTCCTGCACTTGCTCGGACAGGCCTTCATCCCCGACCTCGGCGGCTGCCGCATCGGGGACCGGCCGATCGACTTCCACCTCGACGCCCTGCGCGCGTTCGGTGCGATCGTCGACAAGCTCCCCAGCGGCATCCGGCTGTCGGCACCCGACGGACTCCACGGCGCGAACATCGAGCTGCCGTATCCGAGCGTCGGGGCGACGGAGCAGGTGCTGCTGACTGCCGTCCGCGCGAAGGGGACCACCGAGCTCCGCAACGCCGCCATCGAGCCCGAGATCATGGATCTGATCGCGGTGCTGCAGAAGATGGGCGCGATCATCTCCTACGAGCCCAACCGCGTCATCTTCATCGAGGGCGTCGATTCGCTTCGCGGCTACGACCACCGGTGCATCTTCGATCGCAATGAGGCTGCATCCTGGGCGTGCGCGGCTCTGGCGACCGATGGCGACATCTTCGTCGCCGGTGCGAAGCAGCAGGAGATGCTGACCTTCCTCAACGTCTTCCGCAAGGCCGGCGGCGACTTCGACATCGCCGAGGACGGCATCCGCTTCCGCCGCGGCGGCGCGCTCAAGCCGATCGTCGTCGAGACCGATGTGCACCCCGGCTTCATGACCGACTGGCAGCAGCCGCTGATCGTCGCGCTGACGCAGGCGGAGGGCGTGTCGACCGTGCACGAGACCGTGTATGAGAACCGCCTCGGGTTCACGAGGGCCCTCAACCTGATGGGTGCCGACATCGTCGTGCACCCCGAGGGGATCGCCTCGCCGGAGCGCCGGGTGCCACGACGTGCGCTGGAGCAGGCGGCGGTCATCACCGGCCCCACGCCGCTCCACGGCGCCGATGTCGTCGTCCCCGACCTGCGCGGCGGCTACAGCTACGTCATCGCAGCGCTGGCCGCCGAGGGGGAGTCGACCATCCGCAACGTCGACATCATCCGGCGAGGCTACGAGAAGCTGTTCGACAAGCTGGCTGCGCTCGGCGCCGACTTCGTGGTCACGGACTGA
- the leuC gene encoding 3-isopropylmalate dehydratase large subunit, producing the protein MSTAIPDRPRTLAEKVWDDHLVVKGEDGQPDLIYIDLHLVHEVTSPQAFDGLRAEGRPVRRLDLTIATEDHNTPTLDIDKPIADLTSRTQIETLRRNAAEFGVRLHSLGDKEQGIVHVVGPQLGLTMPGITVVCGDSHTSTHGAFGAMAFGIGTSEVEHVLATQTLPLKPFKTMAITVEGELKPGVSAKDIVLAVIAKLGANGGQGYVLEFRGSAIRALSMEGRMTICNMSIEAGARAGMVAPDETTFAYVKGRDHAPTGQDWEDAVAYWRTLPSDEGAVYDAEVFLDANELEPFVTWGTNPGQGVSLSDVVPDPASFADPNERAAAERALEYMDLTAGTPLKDVVVDAVFMGSCTNSRIEDLRQFASIIQGRTKAEGVRVMVVPGSARVRLEAEAEGLDRIFLDFGAEWRFAGCSMCLGMNPDQLAPGERCASTSNRNFEGRQGKGGRTHLVSPLVAASTAVLGRLASPSDLPAIEKVEA; encoded by the coding sequence ATGAGCACTGCGATTCCGGACCGCCCCCGCACCCTGGCCGAGAAGGTCTGGGACGACCACCTCGTGGTCAAGGGTGAAGACGGCCAACCCGACCTGATCTACATCGATCTGCACCTCGTGCACGAGGTCACGAGCCCGCAGGCCTTCGACGGCCTCCGCGCGGAAGGGCGCCCCGTGCGTCGGCTCGATCTGACGATCGCAACGGAGGATCACAACACCCCGACGCTCGACATCGACAAGCCGATCGCCGACCTCACCAGCCGGACGCAGATCGAGACCCTGCGGCGCAATGCCGCGGAGTTCGGTGTGCGCCTGCACTCCTTGGGCGACAAGGAGCAGGGCATCGTGCACGTCGTAGGCCCCCAGCTGGGGCTCACGATGCCGGGGATCACCGTCGTCTGCGGCGACTCGCACACCAGCACCCACGGCGCCTTCGGTGCGATGGCGTTCGGCATCGGCACGAGCGAAGTCGAACACGTGCTCGCGACGCAGACGCTGCCGCTCAAGCCCTTCAAGACGATGGCGATCACGGTCGAGGGAGAGCTCAAGCCCGGTGTCAGTGCGAAGGACATCGTCCTCGCCGTCATCGCGAAGCTCGGCGCCAACGGCGGGCAGGGCTACGTGCTCGAGTTCCGCGGCAGCGCGATTCGCGCGTTGTCGATGGAAGGCCGCATGACCATCTGCAACATGTCCATCGAGGCGGGCGCCCGGGCGGGGATGGTCGCTCCCGACGAGACGACGTTCGCGTACGTCAAGGGGCGCGATCACGCTCCCACGGGCCAGGACTGGGAGGATGCCGTCGCCTACTGGCGCACGCTGCCTTCCGACGAAGGCGCCGTCTACGACGCCGAAGTGTTCCTCGATGCCAACGAGCTCGAGCCGTTCGTGACGTGGGGCACGAACCCCGGTCAGGGTGTGTCGCTGAGCGACGTCGTCCCCGATCCTGCGTCGTTCGCCGACCCGAACGAGCGGGCGGCAGCCGAGCGAGCACTCGAGTACATGGACCTGACGGCGGGCACACCGCTGAAGGATGTCGTCGTCGACGCCGTGTTCATGGGTTCGTGCACCAACAGCCGCATCGAGGACCTTCGCCAGTTCGCCTCGATCATCCAGGGGCGGACGAAGGCCGAGGGCGTGCGCGTCATGGTGGTGCCGGGCTCCGCGCGCGTCCGTCTCGAGGCGGAGGCCGAAGGTCTCGACCGCATCTTCTTGGACTTCGGCGCGGAGTGGCGTTTCGCCGGGTGCTCGATGTGCCTCGGGATGAACCCCGATCAGCTCGCCCCGGGGGAGCGCTGCGCCTCGACGAGCAACCGGAACTTCGAGGGTCGGCAGGGCAAGGGCGGACGCACGCACCTGGTGTCGCCGCTCGTCGCGGCATCCACTGCTGTCCTCGGGCGCCTTGCGAGCCCGAGCGATCTGCCCGCGATCGAGAAGGTGGAGGCCTGA
- a CDS encoding NAD(P)-dependent glycerol-3-phosphate dehydrogenase — translation MSRRQELVRPRIAVIGAGSWGTTFGKVLADGGAHVVMWARRSELAQEIQEGHRNSEYLPGVNLPRSMSATTHLSEALDGASQVYLAISSQALRQNLKAIRPLIAETDAPVVSLMKGVEKRSGLRMSQVIEQELHCDPARIAVASGPNLALEIAREQPTAAVISSSSRETAEAVALRARNSYFRTFVNTDVVGTEFGGVLKNLIAVAIGIVDGVGYGENTKASIITRGLVEMTDFAVAQGAEPETLQGLAGLGDLIATCQSPLSRNNTAGRLLGQGYSFQDVVKQMNQTAEGLASVAPILQLAREAGVQMPIVEQVKMVLDGAMNPRDIAPHLTTDDDKPKGERTQDGQGGSGGALRRTFERALDQLRHGRRGAARD, via the coding sequence TTGAGCCGTAGGCAGGAGTTGGTCCGCCCCCGCATCGCCGTCATCGGCGCCGGGAGCTGGGGGACCACATTCGGGAAGGTGCTCGCCGATGGGGGCGCGCACGTCGTCATGTGGGCGCGTCGTTCCGAGCTCGCGCAGGAGATTCAGGAGGGTCACCGCAACAGCGAGTACCTGCCGGGAGTGAACCTGCCTCGCAGCATGTCGGCGACGACGCACCTGTCGGAAGCGCTCGACGGGGCCAGCCAGGTGTACCTGGCGATCTCGAGCCAGGCCCTGCGTCAGAACCTCAAGGCGATTCGTCCGCTCATCGCCGAAACCGATGCGCCGGTCGTCTCGCTCATGAAGGGCGTGGAGAAGCGCTCGGGCCTTCGGATGAGCCAGGTGATCGAGCAGGAGCTCCACTGCGATCCCGCGCGCATCGCGGTCGCCTCGGGTCCGAACCTCGCACTCGAGATCGCGCGGGAGCAGCCGACTGCGGCCGTGATCTCTTCCTCCAGCCGCGAGACGGCCGAGGCCGTCGCGCTCCGCGCCCGCAACTCCTACTTCCGCACGTTCGTCAACACCGACGTCGTGGGCACGGAGTTCGGCGGTGTCCTCAAGAACCTCATCGCGGTGGCGATCGGCATCGTCGACGGTGTCGGGTACGGCGAGAACACGAAGGCATCCATCATCACGCGCGGTCTCGTCGAGATGACGGACTTCGCCGTCGCGCAGGGCGCGGAGCCCGAGACGCTGCAAGGCCTCGCCGGACTCGGCGATCTGATCGCCACGTGTCAGTCTCCGCTCAGCCGCAACAACACGGCCGGACGGCTCCTCGGGCAGGGGTACAGCTTCCAGGACGTCGTCAAGCAGATGAACCAGACCGCGGAGGGACTGGCATCCGTCGCGCCCATCCTGCAGCTCGCCCGGGAGGCAGGCGTGCAGATGCCCATCGTCGAGCAGGTCAAGATGGTCCTCGACGGCGCGATGAACCCGCGGGATATCGCCCCGCATCTGACGACGGACGACGACAAGCCCAAGGGCGAGAGGACGCAGGATGGTCAAGGCGGCAGTGGTGGTGCTCTTCGGAGGACGTTCGAGCGAGCACTCGATCAGCTCCGCCACGGCCGGCGGGGTGCTGCGCGCGATTGA
- a CDS encoding RNA polymerase sigma factor → MTEPAERTDAELVAAAAGGSEHAFRELYRAYVRPVYWIAHGLVGNPADAEEVTQETFLAAWRKLPGMELAGESLLPWLVTICRFQCANRIRRQQRDRTHTAAAAEETLPSTVDVEHQVVQSQLVERILKEVATLSPLDQQIFRLCAAEGYAYQAAAEELGVTHGVVRNRLSRIRTQLRTVVEPEGT, encoded by the coding sequence ATGACCGAACCCGCGGAGCGCACCGACGCCGAGCTCGTCGCTGCGGCGGCGGGCGGCAGCGAGCACGCCTTCCGCGAGCTCTATCGGGCCTACGTGCGGCCGGTGTATTGGATCGCCCACGGGCTCGTGGGCAACCCCGCGGATGCCGAGGAGGTGACGCAGGAGACCTTCCTCGCCGCGTGGCGAAAGCTGCCCGGCATGGAGCTCGCAGGTGAGTCGCTGCTCCCCTGGCTCGTCACCATCTGCCGCTTCCAGTGCGCCAACCGGATCCGGCGGCAGCAGCGCGACCGCACCCACACGGCGGCCGCTGCGGAGGAGACGCTGCCGTCGACGGTGGACGTCGAGCACCAGGTCGTGCAGTCGCAGCTCGTCGAGCGCATCCTGAAGGAAGTGGCGACACTGAGTCCGTTGGACCAGCAGATCTTCCGCCTGTGCGCCGCGGAAGGCTACGCCTATCAGGCAGCTGCCGAGGAGCTGGGCGTCACGCATGGCGTGGTCAGGAATCGTCTCTCCCGTATCCGCACGCAGTTGCGGACCGTCGTGGAACCGGAGGGGACGTGA
- a CDS encoding MBL fold metallo-hydrolase yields MRVTKHEHACLRLESEGRTLIIDPGGFTLPLHDLRKVVAIVLTHEHPDHWTAEHLERLTEAFPEAEVFGPAGVVSAAAGFDVTVVAAGDSVTVDGFTLDFFGGTHNVIHSSMPVVDNVGVLVNGDFYYPGDSYTVPEGVDVGLLAAPIGAPWLKIGEAMDFVLAVAPRRAFGTHDMTLSRIGLDMHRQRLTWATAQGGGEFLALEPGESTDL; encoded by the coding sequence ATGCGCGTCACGAAGCACGAACACGCCTGCCTCCGACTCGAGTCCGAGGGGCGCACCCTGATCATCGATCCTGGCGGATTCACCCTGCCCCTGCACGACCTCCGCAAGGTCGTGGCGATCGTCCTCACTCACGAGCACCCCGACCACTGGACGGCCGAGCATCTGGAGCGTCTGACCGAAGCCTTCCCGGAGGCGGAGGTGTTCGGACCGGCGGGCGTCGTGTCCGCCGCTGCCGGCTTCGACGTCACCGTGGTCGCTGCCGGGGACAGCGTCACAGTCGACGGCTTCACCCTCGACTTCTTCGGCGGCACCCACAACGTCATCCATTCCTCGATGCCGGTCGTCGACAACGTCGGCGTGCTCGTCAACGGCGACTTCTACTACCCGGGCGATTCCTACACCGTGCCCGAGGGCGTCGACGTGGGGCTCCTCGCCGCGCCGATCGGCGCGCCGTGGCTCAAGATCGGCGAGGCCATGGACTTCGTGCTCGCCGTCGCGCCTCGCCGCGCGTTCGGCACCCACGACATGACCCTCTCCCGCATCGGCCTCGACATGCATCGACAGCGTCTCACCTGGGCCACCGCACAGGGCGGCGGCGAGTTCCTCGCCCTCGAACCCGGCGAGTCCACCGACCTCTGA
- a CDS encoding TerC family protein, translated as MDLDLPIWFEIGSLIVLTLILVADLLIILKRPHIPSTRESTLWVVFYVTLALIFAGLMWIFAGGEFAGQFVAGWLTEYSLSIDNLFVFVLIMSQFAVPRRYQQEVLMVGIIIALVLRGLFILAGAAIIEQFSWVFYLFGAFLVWTAWRQAFPGGNHDDEVQRENFIVRLLRRTIDISDSYDGAKIRTVVGGKKMWTPMIIVFAAIGVTDLLFAIDSIPAIFGITQSPFIVFTANLFALMGLRQLYFLLGDLLDRLRYLHYGIAFILAFIGVKLVFHAMHVNELPFINGGEHIEWAPEISTWMSLGVIVVAMVVATLASLAASARERRAIVADGAATSDATPVAAAQTVAEEKGTPSTVVDPSTDGTDDRRS; from the coding sequence ATGGACCTCGATCTGCCCATTTGGTTCGAGATCGGCTCGTTGATCGTGCTGACTCTCATCCTGGTTGCCGACCTGCTGATCATCCTCAAGCGGCCGCACATCCCCTCGACGAGGGAGTCGACACTGTGGGTGGTCTTCTACGTGACGCTCGCGCTGATCTTCGCGGGACTCATGTGGATCTTCGCGGGCGGGGAGTTCGCCGGGCAGTTCGTCGCGGGCTGGCTGACGGAATACAGCCTGTCGATCGACAATCTGTTCGTCTTCGTGCTGATCATGAGCCAGTTCGCCGTGCCCCGCCGCTATCAGCAGGAAGTGTTGATGGTGGGCATCATCATCGCGCTCGTCCTGCGCGGGCTCTTCATCCTCGCCGGCGCGGCCATCATCGAGCAGTTCAGCTGGGTGTTCTACCTCTTCGGTGCGTTCCTCGTCTGGACGGCGTGGCGGCAGGCATTCCCTGGCGGCAACCACGACGACGAGGTGCAGCGGGAGAACTTCATCGTCCGGCTGCTGCGCCGGACGATCGACATCTCCGACTCCTACGACGGGGCCAAGATCCGCACGGTCGTCGGTGGGAAGAAGATGTGGACGCCGATGATCATCGTGTTCGCGGCCATCGGTGTGACCGATCTGCTCTTCGCGATCGACTCCATCCCCGCCATCTTCGGCATCACGCAGAGCCCCTTCATCGTCTTCACGGCGAACCTCTTCGCGCTGATGGGCCTCCGCCAGCTCTACTTCCTGCTGGGAGACCTGCTCGATCGGCTGCGCTACCTGCACTACGGCATCGCATTCATCCTCGCCTTCATCGGCGTGAAACTCGTCTTCCATGCGATGCACGTCAACGAGCTGCCGTTCATCAACGGTGGGGAGCACATCGAGTGGGCGCCCGAGATCTCCACCTGGATGTCGCTCGGCGTGATCGTGGTGGCGATGGTCGTCGCCACCCTCGCGAGCCTCGCGGCATCGGCACGAGAGCGCCGCGCGATCGTCGCCGACGGCGCCGCGACGTCCGATGCGACACCGGTGGCCGCCGCGCAGACGGTCGCGGAGGAGAAGGGAACGCCGTCGACCGTGGTCGATCCGTCGACCGACGGCACGGACGACCGCCGATCGTGA